The following coding sequences are from one Desulfovibrio psychrotolerans window:
- a CDS encoding IscA/HesB family protein, whose product MITLENSARQELDAYFADKEKSSIRVYLAPGGCSGPRLALALDEAGDDDATAESNGYSFIMNNTLLDQVQGATISVSCGGFSVLPVVPLPGAGGGCSGCGSSSSCCS is encoded by the coding sequence ATGATCACATTGGAAAACAGCGCCCGGCAGGAACTGGATGCCTATTTCGCGGACAAGGAGAAGTCTTCCATCCGCGTATATCTGGCACCGGGAGGATGCAGCGGACCGCGCCTTGCCCTTGCGCTGGATGAAGCCGGAGACGACGACGCCACTGCGGAAAGTAACGGCTACAGCTTCATCATGAATAACACACTGCTGGATCAGGTGCAGGGAGCGACTATTTCCGTTTCCTGCGGCGGCTTCAGCGTTTTGCCCGTTGTTCCTCTGCCCGGTGCTGGCGGCGGGTGCAGCGGATGCGGCTCTTCTTCCTCCTGCTGCTCGTAG
- a CDS encoding substrate-binding periplasmic protein, with the protein MLQPKLTGILLVLHILFVFFCLSGRADAQVIEVLYMERPPYYYTKDHKPAGFLLEQSLRVFQKAGVEVRVRSLPAKRILQIVQEGQAQVAAIGWFKSKDRLAWASFSSPLYRDQPLIALHRKKAKDGLGETSSLSDLFTNPQLRLGVLDGYSYGDQVDDSIRRLSPPRFVLSGDQVQLVRMLAAGRVDYMLIAPEEVSHLLLSAGENERDFSFTLLADVPEGNTRYIMFSRSVSPEIIRRVNLVLQEAGW; encoded by the coding sequence ATGCTGCAACCTAAACTGACAGGCATACTCCTCGTCCTGCACATCCTGTTCGTCTTTTTCTGTCTTTCCGGCAGGGCAGACGCGCAGGTCATAGAGGTGCTCTACATGGAGCGCCCGCCCTATTACTACACCAAAGACCACAAACCGGCCGGATTCCTGCTGGAACAGTCCCTGAGAGTCTTCCAAAAGGCCGGGGTGGAGGTGAGAGTCCGCTCTCTCCCAGCCAAGCGCATTTTGCAGATAGTGCAGGAAGGGCAGGCGCAGGTGGCCGCCATCGGCTGGTTCAAGAGCAAAGACCGTCTTGCGTGGGCCAGCTTCAGCAGCCCGCTGTACAGAGACCAGCCGCTTATCGCCCTGCACAGAAAGAAGGCGAAGGACGGATTGGGCGAAACGTCTTCCCTGAGTGACCTGTTTACCAACCCGCAACTGCGTCTCGGAGTGCTGGACGGCTACTCCTATGGCGATCAGGTGGACGATAGCATCCGGCGTCTTTCCCCGCCGCGTTTCGTGCTTTCCGGCGATCAGGTGCAGCTTGTGCGCATGCTTGCCGCAGGACGTGTGGATTACATGCTGATCGCCCCGGAAGAGGTGTCGCACCTTCTTCTTTCCGCAGGAGAAAACGAGCGTGATTTCAGCTTTACCCTGCTGGCGGATGTGCCGGAGGGCAACACCCGCTACATCATGTTCAGCCGGTCCGTTTCACCGGAAATCATCCGCAGGGTAAACCTCGTTCTGCAAGAGGCGGGGTGGTAG
- a CDS encoding DUF1653 domain-containing protein, with protein sequence MSDNPGDNWGGIIMGSYYRHFKGRYYQVVGEALDTSTDSPVVVYRTLYPSQYSLVTRPAEEFFGEVLLADGTRTARFSPVNASDLPEDAARYACDRPFDFPVSGAGGVR encoded by the coding sequence ATGAGTGATAATCCGGGTGATAATTGGGGGGGGATAATCATGGGTTCGTACTATCGACATTTCAAGGGCCGGTATTATCAGGTAGTAGGCGAGGCGTTGGATACAAGCACAGATTCTCCCGTGGTGGTGTACCGCACCCTGTATCCTTCGCAGTATTCGCTGGTTACCCGGCCCGCAGAGGAATTTTTCGGAGAGGTGCTGCTGGCGGACGGAACCCGCACTGCGCGTTTCTCTCCGGTCAATGCAAGCGATCTTCCCGAAGATGCCGCCCGGTATGCATGTGACCGGCCCTTTGATTTTCCCGTCTCCGGTGCAGGCGGTGTCCGCTGA
- a CDS encoding MarC family protein: MEHITLFISTYIKMFFVLAPFFVMTMFLALTRDMPEDRQKKTALRVTSAVVVICISLYFFGDTIFAIFGITLDSFRIGAGALLFLSAVELVRGTKAPPKAETEGDISVVPLAIPITVGPATTGALLIMGAQMKGAVANIVGTAALVAAILSMGVLLYLAPKVERVIGNIGLSIMTKITGLVLAALSAQIIFTGIRNFLA; encoded by the coding sequence ATGGAACACATTACCCTGTTCATCTCTACGTATATAAAGATGTTTTTCGTGCTGGCACCTTTTTTTGTTATGACCATGTTTCTTGCCCTTACCCGGGACATGCCCGAAGACCGACAGAAAAAGACGGCCCTGCGTGTAACGTCTGCGGTGGTGGTTATCTGCATAAGCCTGTACTTTTTCGGAGACACCATCTTTGCCATATTCGGCATTACGCTTGACTCCTTCCGCATAGGCGCGGGCGCCCTGCTCTTTCTTTCTGCTGTGGAACTGGTGCGGGGCACCAAGGCTCCGCCCAAGGCGGAAACCGAAGGCGACATAAGCGTGGTGCCGCTTGCCATTCCCATTACCGTGGGCCCTGCCACCACCGGGGCACTGCTCATTATGGGGGCGCAGATGAAGGGGGCTGTTGCCAATATTGTGGGCACTGCCGCGCTGGTTGCCGCCATTCTTTCCATGGGCGTGCTGCTCTATCTGGCACCCAAGGTGGAACGGGTGATCGGAAATATTGGCCTTTCCATCATGACCAAGATCACGGGATTGGTTCTGGCTGCCCTTTCCGCCCAGATCATCTTTACCGGCATACGCAACTTTCTGGCCTGA
- a CDS encoding LutC/YkgG family protein, with the protein MSNTSARESIFARLHSARSAGLPYAPVPEKWEPAPIEDKKARVARFVELMTAMRSEVYQVKGDEWVGKLQEILAERGLKNLVYGPGTEIAKKLESAWKGKKDVGAELVPWKNDVEEFRDELFAADAGITTTMGGVAESAAMILWPSPQEPRLLSLVPPVHFAVVKADRIWTSFAEAIRELDWSAKAPTNALLISGPSKTADIELILQFGVHGPTDLIVFVVE; encoded by the coding sequence ATGAGTAATACCAGTGCCCGTGAGAGTATATTCGCCCGTCTGCATTCCGCACGTAGTGCGGGTCTGCCATATGCCCCCGTGCCGGAAAAGTGGGAGCCGGCTCCCATAGAAGATAAAAAGGCGCGCGTGGCCCGTTTTGTGGAGCTCATGACTGCCATGCGTTCCGAGGTGTATCAGGTAAAGGGCGACGAGTGGGTCGGCAAGCTTCAGGAAATCCTCGCGGAGCGCGGCTTGAAGAACCTTGTGTACGGGCCCGGAACCGAAATCGCCAAAAAGCTGGAATCCGCGTGGAAGGGTAAAAAGGATGTCGGCGCCGAACTGGTGCCGTGGAAGAATGATGTGGAAGAATTCCGCGACGAGCTGTTTGCTGCGGACGCGGGCATCACCACCACCATGGGCGGCGTTGCCGAGTCGGCAGCCATGATCCTGTGGCCCTCGCCGCAGGAACCGCGCCTGCTCTCCCTTGTGCCCCCGGTGCACTTTGCCGTGGTAAAGGCCGACCGCATCTGGACTTCCTTCGCGGAAGCCATCCGCGAACTGGACTGGAGCGCAAAGGCTCCCACTAACGCCCTGCTTATCTCCGGCCCGTCCAAGACGGCAGACATCGAATTGATTCTGCAGTTCGGCGTGCACGGCCCCACAGACCTTATCGTGTTTGTCGTGGAATAA
- a CDS encoding glycosyltransferase: protein MPSSPVPPGTMPHGVHLHSLLALRGGAARIAAMLRDHLACGIASPDGSGRSGRLGHLRGTVPGTVQNTVSDTVQKHFQPPVPVSCSCEIADEGAISSCAAVSPADVALAVPGTSLLHLHGTQDWTACLQGVACRELPCVITLHDCSLLTGGCVYPLDCPGATQGCLSPCPRGYPHAAAVQRAQHAAVRAAIARLVAPSGWLRAMAKAALPDVPCTVIPNGVETPDPAITRSLARNRFGLAPGARLVLFMAHGGEQAAYKSGGRWREVWHSVRTLVPGAVCFMVGGDGHAREDSLVLWPYVDRERAQLFMAAADCFAYPTLADNHPLVVLEAMAAGCPVVSFAVGGVAEQVVPGKTGVLVQPGDWQAFTGACVSVLTGAAEQRRMRHESQELFTRRFTVQRMVRDYRSFYSRF, encoded by the coding sequence ATGCCGTCTTCTCCCGTTCCTCCCGGCACCATGCCGCACGGTGTGCATCTGCACTCCCTGCTGGCCCTGCGGGGCGGAGCGGCACGCATTGCCGCCATGCTGCGCGACCATCTCGCGTGCGGTATAGCCTCCCCGGATGGTTCAGGCCGTTCAGGCCGTCTAGGTCATCTGCGCGGCACTGTTCCCGGTACTGTTCAGAATACTGTCTCCGATACTGTTCAGAAACATTTTCAGCCCCCCGTGCCAGTCTCCTGCTCCTGCGAGATTGCGGACGAAGGGGCCATATCTTCCTGTGCGGCCGTGTCCCCTGCGGATGTGGCCCTTGCCGTCCCCGGAACAAGCCTCCTGCATCTGCACGGCACGCAGGACTGGACAGCCTGCCTTCAGGGCGTTGCCTGCAGGGAACTCCCCTGTGTCATAACCCTGCATGACTGTTCTCTGCTCACGGGCGGCTGCGTCTACCCGCTGGACTGCCCCGGCGCCACGCAGGGGTGCCTTTCTCCGTGCCCGCGCGGTTATCCGCATGCCGCAGCGGTTCAGCGGGCGCAGCATGCGGCTGTGCGGGCGGCCATAGCCCGTCTCGTTGCTCCTTCCGGCTGGCTGCGTGCCATGGCCAAAGCGGCCCTGCCGGATGTTCCCTGCACCGTCATCCCCAATGGTGTGGAAACGCCGGACCCGGCCATCACCCGTTCACTCGCGCGTAACAGGTTCGGCCTTGCGCCCGGCGCGCGCCTTGTGTTGTTCATGGCCCACGGCGGAGAGCAGGCGGCCTATAAGTCGGGAGGACGCTGGCGCGAGGTGTGGCACAGCGTGCGCACCTTGGTTCCCGGCGCGGTGTGTTTCATGGTGGGGGGGGATGGGCACGCCCGTGAGGATTCACTGGTGCTCTGGCCCTATGTGGACAGGGAACGGGCGCAGTTGTTCATGGCGGCAGCGGACTGCTTCGCCTATCCCACGCTGGCAGACAACCATCCCCTTGTGGTGCTGGAAGCCATGGCAGCAGGGTGTCCCGTGGTTTCTTTTGCGGTGGGCGGGGTTGCGGAACAGGTGGTTCCGGGAAAAACCGGCGTACTTGTGCAACCCGGAGACTGGCAGGCGTTCACCGGTGCCTGCGTATCTGTGCTCACAGGTGCTGCGGAGCAGCGGCGCATGCGGCATGAATCGCAGGAGCTGTTCACCCGCCGGTTCACTGTGCAGCGCATGGTCCGCGATTACCGTTCGTTCTACTCCCGGTTTTAA
- a CDS encoding potassium channel family protein translates to MKFMLSQMSALVQTGKQKNNTRLMVRFLLILLFLFFAYTAGFHFLMLYEGQEHSWITGLYWTLTVMSTLGFGDITFTSDAGRLFSILVMLSGVIFLLIMLPFTFIQFFYAPWLEAQNKARTPRSVPEGTKGHVILTHFDAVAVGIVEKLNQYNIPNVILVPDLQQALNLHESGFRVVVGELDDPETYKRLRVENAALVIVMNEDIASTNIIFTIREVSDSVITVTNADQDDSLDILNLAGSTHTFQFTKMLGQVLARRVLGVSMKANVIGSFDELLIAETPAMRTALQGRTLAESRLRETSGVTVVGLWEQGRFMLPSPGRRIEASTVLVLAGSETQLERYDRLMSSSKSPDAHNGPVLVLGGGRVGMSVASTLRDRGIDYRVVEKKAGRVQEDSRVVLGSAADLDVLTRAGINDTPSIIITTHDDDLNIFLTIYCRRLRPDVQIISRASLDRNINTLHRAGANLVMSFSSLCQTTILNLLRPEKLLMISEGLNIFRSMPNQKVVNKALHEQTIREETGCSVIAIKRGERMLINPDPATVVEPGDELILIGTAEGERKFAAFFQSAA, encoded by the coding sequence ATGAAATTCATGCTGTCGCAGATGAGCGCGCTGGTGCAGACCGGAAAACAAAAAAACAACACCAGACTCATGGTGCGGTTTCTGCTCATTCTGCTGTTCCTGTTCTTTGCGTACACTGCGGGCTTTCACTTTCTCATGCTGTATGAGGGACAGGAACATTCATGGATCACGGGGCTGTACTGGACCCTCACCGTCATGTCGACGCTGGGGTTCGGCGACATTACCTTCACCAGTGACGCCGGCCGGCTGTTTTCCATTCTGGTGATGCTGAGCGGGGTGATTTTTCTGCTCATCATGCTGCCCTTCACCTTCATTCAGTTTTTCTATGCCCCGTGGCTGGAAGCCCAGAACAAGGCCCGCACCCCGCGCAGCGTGCCGGAAGGAACCAAAGGCCATGTCATTCTCACCCACTTTGACGCCGTTGCCGTGGGCATTGTGGAAAAACTGAACCAGTATAACATTCCCAACGTGATACTCGTGCCTGACCTGCAGCAGGCGCTGAACCTGCATGAGTCCGGGTTCCGCGTGGTGGTGGGCGAACTGGACGATCCGGAGACATACAAACGGCTGCGGGTGGAGAATGCGGCGCTTGTCATTGTAATGAACGAGGACATAGCCAGCACCAACATCATTTTCACCATCCGTGAAGTATCTGACAGCGTTATCACCGTTACCAATGCGGATCAGGACGATTCGCTGGACATTCTCAACCTTGCGGGCAGCACCCACACCTTTCAGTTCACCAAGATGCTCGGGCAGGTGCTTGCGAGGCGCGTGCTGGGCGTGAGCATGAAGGCGAACGTGATAGGCAGCTTTGACGAACTGCTGATTGCGGAGACGCCGGCCATGCGCACGGCACTGCAGGGGCGGACCCTTGCCGAAAGCCGGCTGCGCGAAACGAGCGGGGTTACGGTGGTGGGCCTGTGGGAACAGGGGCGGTTTATGCTCCCCAGTCCCGGCAGGCGGATTGAGGCTTCTACCGTGCTGGTGCTGGCCGGTTCGGAAACGCAGCTTGAACGGTATGACAGGCTGATGAGCAGTTCCAAATCGCCTGACGCTCACAACGGGCCGGTTCTGGTACTGGGTGGCGGCAGAGTGGGCATGTCTGTTGCCTCCACCCTGCGGGACAGGGGCATAGACTACCGGGTGGTGGAAAAGAAGGCCGGACGCGTGCAGGAAGATTCGCGCGTGGTGCTGGGAAGCGCGGCGGACCTGGATGTGCTGACGCGGGCAGGCATTAACGACACGCCATCCATTATCATCACCACCCACGATGACGACCTGAACATCTTTCTTACCATCTACTGCCGCAGGCTGCGGCCGGACGTGCAGATTATCAGCCGCGCCAGCCTGGACCGAAACATAAACACCCTGCACCGCGCGGGGGCAAACCTTGTGATGTCGTTCTCATCGCTGTGCCAGACCACCATACTGAACCTGCTCAGGCCGGAAAAACTGCTCATGATCTCCGAAGGGCTGAACATATTCCGGTCCATGCCCAATCAGAAGGTGGTGAACAAGGCACTGCACGAACAGACCATTCGTGAAGAGACGGGGTGCAGCGTCATTGCCATAAAGCGCGGCGAAAGGATGCTCATAAACCCGGACCCCGCCACCGTGGTGGAACCGGGAGACGAGCTTATTCTCATAGGCACGGCTGAAGGGGAGCGCAAGTTCGCGGCCTTTTTTCAGTCTGCCGCGTAA
- a CDS encoding calcium/sodium antiporter produces MLLAVIALVAGLALLVWSADRFVEGAACTARYFGMSPLLIGMVVVGFGTSAPEMVVSAIAALQGNPGIALGNAYGSNITNIALILGVTALISPIAVHSLVLRKELPILTAISGLAAWQIYDGSISRMEAFILLAVFGALMAWTVFQGTRAKSDQLGTDMEKELESDTMPLNRALIWLAIGLLLLIASSRLLVWGAVEIAHGFGVSDLIIGLTVVAVGTSLPEFASSVIAARKGEHDIALGNILGSNLFNTLAVVGIAGTISPMSPISFGPEIFSRDIMVMLAVTVSLFVFGYGFRGPGRINRYEGAALLAVYVAYTAYLASTAFMS; encoded by the coding sequence GCGGCGTGCACCGCACGCTATTTCGGCATGTCCCCGTTGCTTATCGGCATGGTGGTTGTGGGATTCGGCACCTCGGCTCCGGAGATGGTGGTTTCCGCCATTGCCGCGTTACAGGGGAATCCCGGCATAGCTCTGGGCAACGCTTACGGGTCCAACATTACCAACATTGCCCTTATTCTGGGAGTGACCGCCCTTATCAGCCCCATTGCCGTGCACTCGCTGGTGCTGCGTAAGGAACTGCCCATACTCACCGCCATTTCGGGCCTTGCCGCGTGGCAGATATACGACGGGAGCATTTCCCGGATGGAAGCCTTTATCCTTCTGGCAGTGTTCGGCGCGCTGATGGCCTGGACGGTGTTTCAGGGCACGCGGGCCAAGTCTGACCAGCTGGGAACCGATATGGAGAAGGAACTGGAGTCTGACACCATGCCGCTGAACCGGGCACTCATCTGGCTCGCCATCGGGCTGCTGCTGCTTATTGCCAGTTCCCGGCTGCTGGTTTGGGGCGCTGTGGAGATTGCGCACGGCTTTGGCGTGAGCGACCTGATCATTGGCCTGACCGTGGTGGCGGTGGGCACATCGCTGCCGGAATTTGCCTCTTCCGTCATCGCCGCCCGCAAGGGAGAACACGACATTGCCCTTGGCAACATTCTCGGTTCCAACCTCTTTAACACGCTGGCTGTGGTGGGTATAGCGGGAACCATTTCGCCCATGTCCCCCATATCCTTCGGGCCGGAAATTTTTTCGCGCGATATCATGGTGATGCTGGCGGTAACCGTTTCGCTTTTTGTTTTCGGCTACGGGTTCCGCGGTCCCGGACGCATAAACAGATATGAGGGCGCAGCCCTGCTGGCCGTGTATGTGGCCTATACGGCGTATCTGGCCTCAACGGCCTTTATGTCCTGA
- a CDS encoding esterase/lipase family protein codes for MLWFLLKAVILLTVLVSLITYLLYWYEEGSRPYGPHPGVCTRAACIARGMGMSFLSQTIVFFTYPLALFNRAAIPRAGSLKDASRNNPPVLLVHGLYHNASAWVLYRRWLKEAGFSNTFCYSYFSFNTHFDALVDKLENRVAALEAACPGVKPVLVGHSLGGLIIRSWIARNDNQNRVLGVVTLGSPHQGSKLAGLGIGSLCRSIVFRSPLIRRIESEDIQPAMPCYSLSSALDNMVLPQEGLHIRNPAWREERTPLVSHIAMLYHRGTAMQAIAAIRAIVDEHAGHGDGLLHRDAEWEEPEAAGEPESRIHIPT; via the coding sequence ATGCTCTGGTTTCTGCTCAAGGCCGTCATCCTGCTCACGGTGCTTGTCTCTCTGATCACGTATCTGCTCTACTGGTACGAAGAAGGAAGCCGCCCCTACGGACCGCACCCGGGCGTGTGCACCCGCGCAGCCTGCATTGCACGCGGTATGGGCATGAGCTTTCTGAGCCAGACAATAGTCTTCTTCACCTACCCGCTGGCCCTGTTCAACCGGGCAGCCATTCCCCGCGCGGGCAGCCTGAAAGACGCCAGCCGGAATAATCCGCCCGTTCTGCTGGTGCACGGCCTGTATCACAATGCCTCGGCATGGGTGCTGTACAGGAGGTGGCTGAAGGAGGCCGGATTTTCCAATACGTTCTGCTATTCCTATTTCAGCTTCAATACCCACTTTGACGCGCTGGTGGACAAGCTGGAAAACCGGGTTGCAGCACTGGAAGCCGCCTGCCCCGGCGTAAAACCCGTCTTGGTGGGGCACAGTCTGGGCGGGCTTATCATCCGTTCATGGATTGCCCGCAATGACAACCAGAACCGCGTTCTGGGCGTTGTTACCCTGGGATCTCCCCATCAGGGCAGCAAACTGGCCGGATTGGGCATAGGTTCGCTGTGCCGCAGCATAGTCTTTCGCAGCCCGCTCATACGGCGCATTGAAAGCGAAGACATACAGCCCGCCATGCCCTGCTACAGCCTTTCATCCGCGCTGGACAACATGGTGCTGCCGCAGGAAGGGCTGCACATACGCAACCCCGCGTGGCGCGAAGAACGCACGCCGCTGGTGAGCCACATAGCCATGCTCTATCACCGGGGCACGGCCATGCAGGCCATTGCCGCCATACGCGCCATTGTGGACGAGCACGCCGGACACGGGGACGGGTTGCTGCACCGCGACGCGGAATGGGAAGAACCGGAAGCCGCTGGGGAGCCGGAAAGCCGGATACATATCCCGACGTAG
- a CDS encoding IscA/HesB family protein, with protein sequence MFTLTESAHKELAAYFADKEKSGIRIYLAPGGUSGPRLALALDEPNDDDTVFNEKEFTFCINTGLLAQTGAVKIDLSYMGFSVESANPMSSGGSSCGGCSSAGNCG encoded by the coding sequence ATGTTTACATTGACGGAAAGCGCCCACAAGGAATTGGCGGCGTATTTTGCGGATAAGGAAAAATCCGGCATACGGATTTATCTTGCGCCCGGTGGCTGAAGCGGCCCCCGCCTGGCATTGGCTCTGGATGAGCCAAACGATGACGACACGGTTTTCAATGAAAAGGAATTCACCTTCTGCATCAACACCGGCCTGCTGGCCCAGACGGGTGCAGTGAAGATTGATCTTTCCTACATGGGCTTTTCGGTAGAATCTGCCAACCCCATGAGCAGTGGCGGCAGTTCCTGCGGCGGATGCTCCAGCGCGGGCAACTGCGGCTAA
- a CDS encoding (Fe-S)-binding protein: protein MGNNPAKVKTVYYFGTCLVDMAYPKAGMAGIKLLQREGVEVIFPREQACCGQPAYNSGFRQEAKDVAWKQVQIFSGNDYPIIVPSGSCAGMMKYHYLELFKDDPEYYDVKRFCDRIHEITSFLRNVLDAQYTDKGAPIKLTWHSSCHARREMGCTEDSKALIRQLKNVELVEIAREHECCGFGGTFSIKQPEISAAMVHDKVEDIKSTGTHKFLTGDCGCMMNITGHMEKEKVAIEGQHIAEFILERIHG, encoded by the coding sequence ATGGGTAACAATCCAGCCAAAGTTAAAACGGTGTACTATTTTGGCACCTGTCTTGTGGATATGGCCTATCCCAAGGCAGGCATGGCAGGCATCAAACTGTTGCAGCGCGAAGGGGTGGAAGTGATTTTCCCCCGTGAACAGGCTTGCTGCGGCCAGCCCGCCTACAATTCCGGCTTCAGGCAGGAAGCCAAGGACGTTGCATGGAAGCAGGTGCAAATTTTTTCCGGCAACGACTATCCCATCATCGTGCCTTCCGGTTCCTGTGCCGGGATGATGAAATATCACTATCTGGAACTCTTCAAGGACGATCCGGAATACTATGATGTGAAGCGTTTCTGCGACCGCATCCACGAAATCACCTCCTTTTTGCGCAATGTGCTCGATGCGCAGTATACGGACAAGGGCGCACCCATCAAGCTTACGTGGCATTCGTCCTGTCATGCCCGCCGCGAAATGGGCTGTACCGAAGATTCCAAGGCCCTCATCCGCCAACTCAAGAACGTGGAACTGGTGGAAATCGCCCGCGAGCACGAATGCTGCGGTTTCGGCGGCACCTTCTCCATCAAGCAGCCCGAAATCTCTGCGGCAATGGTCCATGATAAGGTGGAAGACATCAAGAGCACCGGTACGCATAAGTTTCTTACTGGCGACTGTGGCTGTATGATGAACATCACCGGCCACATGGAAAAGGAAAAAGTAGCCATTGAAGGCCAGCACATTGCTGAATTTATTCTGGAGCGCATCCATGGCTAG
- the pyrR gene encoding bifunctional pyr operon transcriptional regulator/uracil phosphoribosyltransferase PyrR — translation MKNGIVILTEEDMRRTLERLAYQVLEKHGECANLLIIGIQRRGVDLAARLRAILGQRLGCEPPFGALDINLYRDDWTSLESHPVINRTELPQNIDGQNILLVDDVLYTGRTIRAALEGILDFGRPRTVELLVLVDRGHRELPIHADYVGKVVNTAREERVDVLTKERDGQDVVMLLEKA, via the coding sequence ATGAAGAACGGAATAGTCATCCTCACAGAAGAAGACATGCGCCGCACGCTGGAGCGGCTAGCCTATCAGGTGCTGGAAAAACACGGAGAATGCGCCAACCTGCTCATCATCGGCATCCAGCGCCGCGGGGTGGACCTTGCGGCAAGGCTGCGTGCCATTCTCGGGCAGCGTCTCGGCTGCGAACCCCCGTTCGGCGCGCTGGACATAAACCTCTACCGCGATGACTGGACAAGCCTCGAGTCCCACCCCGTCATCAACCGTACGGAGCTGCCGCAGAACATAGACGGGCAGAATATCCTGCTCGTGGACGATGTCCTCTACACAGGCAGAACCATCCGCGCGGCGCTGGAGGGCATTCTGGATTTCGGCAGGCCGCGCACCGTTGAATTGCTGGTTCTTGTGGACAGGGGCCATCGCGAACTGCCCATCCATGCAGATTACGTGGGCAAGGTGGTCAATACCGCGCGCGAAGAGCGGGTGGATGTACTCACCAAAGAACGCGACGGGCAAGACGTGGTGATGCTGCTCGAAAAGGCATAA
- a CDS encoding LutB/LldF family L-lactate oxidation iron-sulfur protein yields MASNKTFDFKQNIAGALADKQLRSNFKNATDTLRGKRLAVFTDPEETLRLRHVGNQIKRAGLNRLPELLEQLEAKCKENGIIVHWAETVDEANNIVLSIMEQHGAHKMVKGKSMVSEEMHLNKFLEDKGKLPLETDLGEYIIQLNNEPPSHIIVPAVHKNRKQIGQIFADNIPGVSYTEDTAELLAIARGRLREHYRTADIGLSGVNFAIAESGTLCLVENEGNGRMCTAVPPVHVALMGLEKVVGTLEEVPALYRLLCGSATGQRITTYFNMIKGPRKPGEKDGPKEVHLIILDNGRSKILADKQLRQTLQCIRCGTCLNHCPVYTRIGGHAYGSTYPGPIGEILMPQIEGLDKKGNLATASSLCNACEEVCPVMIPIPALIRRLRDESYDMDENGVVKGHGCKKNLLETVIWKAWKYMQVYPLLNTIMLKKLQLFGNKLPKVGPLKAWTSVRTAPKFARQSLKDLAKKEGIRNE; encoded by the coding sequence ATGGCTAGCAACAAAACCTTCGATTTCAAGCAGAATATCGCCGGTGCGCTTGCGGATAAGCAGTTGCGCAGCAACTTCAAAAACGCCACAGATACCCTTCGGGGCAAGCGTCTGGCTGTTTTTACCGATCCGGAAGAAACCCTCCGTCTGCGCCATGTGGGCAACCAGATCAAGCGTGCGGGGCTGAACCGCCTCCCCGAACTGCTGGAGCAGCTGGAAGCCAAGTGCAAGGAAAATGGCATCATCGTGCACTGGGCAGAGACGGTGGACGAGGCAAACAACATTGTCCTCAGCATCATGGAGCAGCATGGCGCGCACAAGATGGTCAAGGGCAAGTCCATGGTTTCCGAGGAAATGCACCTGAACAAGTTCCTCGAAGACAAGGGCAAGCTGCCTCTGGAAACCGACCTCGGCGAATACATCATCCAGTTGAACAATGAGCCTCCGTCGCACATCATCGTCCCTGCGGTGCACAAGAACCGCAAGCAGATCGGTCAGATCTTCGCGGATAACATTCCCGGCGTCTCCTATACGGAAGACACGGCGGAATTGCTCGCCATCGCCCGCGGCAGGCTGCGTGAACATTACCGTACGGCGGATATCGGCCTCTCCGGCGTCAACTTTGCCATAGCGGAATCCGGCACCCTGTGTCTGGTGGAAAACGAAGGCAACGGCCGCATGTGCACCGCCGTTCCGCCCGTGCATGTGGCGCTCATGGGCCTTGAAAAGGTGGTCGGCACGCTGGAAGAGGTTCCGGCCCTGTACCGCCTGCTCTGCGGCTCTGCCACGGGGCAGCGCATCACCACCTATTTCAACATGATCAAGGGGCCCCGCAAGCCCGGCGAAAAGGACGGCCCCAAGGAAGTCCACCTCATCATTCTGGACAACGGCCGCTCCAAGATACTTGCCGACAAGCAGCTTCGCCAGACCCTGCAGTGCATCCGTTGCGGCACCTGCCTTAACCATTGCCCCGTGTACACCCGCATCGGCGGTCACGCATACGGCTCCACCTATCCCGGCCCCATCGGTGAAATCCTGATGCCGCAGATAGAGGGTCTGGACAAAAAGGGCAATCTGGCCACGGCATCTTCGCTCTGCAACGCCTGCGAAGAGGTGTGCCCGGTGATGATTCCCATCCCCGCCCTCATCCGCCGCCTGCGTGACGAAAGTTACGACATGGACGAGAACGGCGTGGTCAAGGGCCACGGGTGCAAGAAGAACCTGCTGGAAACCGTGATCTGGAAGGCGTGGAAGTACATGCAGGTGTACCCGCTGCTCAATACCATCATGCTTAAAAAGCTCCAGCTGTTCGGCAACAAGCTGCCCAAGGTCGGTCCGTTGAAGGCGTGGACCAGCGTCCGCACCGCTCCCAAGTTCGCCCGTCAGAGCCTGAAGGATCTGGCGAAGAAAGAGGGTATCCGCAATGAGTAA